In the Polyodon spathula isolate WHYD16114869_AA chromosome 44, ASM1765450v1, whole genome shotgun sequence genome, CGGAAGAGAACTCGTGCTTTGAACAacttcatataatatatatatattatatatatatttatatatatatatatatacttgatgAACTAAAGTCTGCTTCCTGCTTGCAGCCACCAGTCGGGAGACGTCGCCATGGCGTCCTTCTACAAGATTGACAGCGTTTCCAGTCGCCTTCCCAGCATGCTCAGCGCCCTGGAGGAGCACAACTTCCTGTTTCAGCTGCAGGTCAACGAGAGGCCGCAGGAAGACGCCAAAGAGGTGAACCGCTGATCTGACCGAACTGGAACCTGCATGAGAGGGGAAACAAGCCACTAGTAacactgtctcctctctcctctcctctccctttctccccctctctcagggGCTGGAGGTCCCCCTGGTTGCTGTGATCCAGTGGTCAACTCCCAAACTGCCCTTCCCGAGCTGCATCTACACACATTACAGGTAGGGGGCGTTCTGTCATTTTTATTATGGGAAGCTTTTATAATGTTAGATagaaaaggctttattttttcttccaatGTTTGgctgtatctctctctcctcctgtcctctcctcttctctctcttcctGTGTGATTCTAGTCTCAGTCAGTGACGTtgccccctctcctctctcccaggcTGCCCAGTATCGGGGTGTCCCGCCCTCGCTTCGTGATGATGGCGTCCTGCGAGTCTCCCGTGTCAGTCAGGCAGCGCTTCCTGGTCCGATACACTCTGCTCAACAATCTGCAGGACTTCCTCGCAGTGAGGCTGGTGTGGACCCCCGAGAACGCCGTCGCggtggggtgaggggggggggggggggggggtggagagagCCCTGGAGTGGCATGAGGGGGAGGAGATAGAGCCATGGGGAGGGACACTCTGTACACCAGTGAGTGCTGCAGGAACTACTATGAGATGATTCTgtactctccccccccccccccagggaagCTCCTGTCCCGGGAGGAGTCCGCCCCCTCGGAGGCGGGGCTCAGCGCTGTGGTGTGCCACACCCCCCTCAGCAGCCTGGGATCCTGCCGAAAGGGGAGCAGCCTGGCCTTCAGCGTGAGCTTTGAGATACTGCAAGCTGGGCTCTACGAGGTACAGGGGGggtcacctttaaaaaaaaattcaaactacCTGGCAAGGTGAGATTGAAtgaccctctcccctctcccccccaccccccagctcaGTCAGCACATGAAGCTGAAGCTGCAGTTCACGGCCTCCGTGTCTAACCCCCCCCCTGAGGCGCGCCCCCTGTCCCGGAGGAGCAGCCCGGGCAGCCCTGCGGTGCGGGACCTGCTGGAGAGACGGGAGGCGAGTCTGGGACGGTCCCAGTCCTTCAGCCACCAGCAGCCCTCGCGCTCCCACCTCACCAGGTAGCACCCTGCTGTACACACTactgtacacactgcacacacactactgtacacactgcacacacactactgtacacactgcacaccccctgctatagacactgcacaccccctgctatagacactgcacaccccctgctatagacactgcacacaccctacctgctatagacactgcacaccccctgctatagacactgcacacaccctgctatagacactgcacacaccctgctatagacactgcacacaccctgctatagacactgcacacaccctgctatagacactgcacacaccctgctatagacactgcacacaccctgctatagacactgcacacacacaccctgctatagacactgcacacacacaccctgctatagacactgcacacaccctgCTATAGACACTGCACTACACCCCCTGCTatagacactgcacacacccccccgctatagacactgcacacacacaccctgctatagacactacacacacacacaccctgctatagacactgcacacacacaccctgcatatagacactgcacacacacacactctgcatagacacacacacaccctgctatagacactacacacacaccaccctgctatagacactgcacacacacaccctgctatagacactgcacacacacaccctgctatagacactacacacacaccccctgctatagacactgcacacacacccctgctatagacactgcacacacacacaccctgctatagacactgcacacacaccccctgctatagacactgcacacacacaccctgctatagacactgcacacacacccccTGCTAtagacactacacacacacacacggacgaTATCTGTCGAGGGTGGGTGTGGGACCGATAGCTGTTGACGAGAGTGTCCTGTTGGGGACGATTTCTGTGACGTGGGTGTGGGTGACGATATCTATGTGAGTGCGTGTGTTGTGGGGGAACGATATTGTGTGCCCGTGTGTGTGGGGGGACGAGATCTGtctgcacacacccacaccctgctatagacactgcacacacaccccctgctatagacactgcacacacacccccTGCTAtagacactacacacacacacaccctgctatagacactacacacacacacactgcacacaccctgaTATAGACACACATTTCTATAAAGATGTCATCCATAACTGTCAAGCACCCAGTAGCACTGAATTGAGAAATGTAATGTATTGAATGACGAGCGTCTGGACTGGCAGTCTCTGAGGGAGGTGTTTGTTGtttcccctcctccctcccccaggACGGGCAGCGTGATGGAGCGCAGAGCCATCACCCCCCCGGTCTCCTCTCCCATTGGCCGGCCGCTGTACCAGCCGCAGGAGAAAGCCGTGCTCTCATTGGACAAGATTGCCAAGCGCGAGTGCAAGGTGCTGGTGGTGGAGCCTGTCAAGTGACAATACCTCCTCCCTGGCGCAGACCTGTCAAGTATTGTttggaggaggggagaggggaggggggagggtgaCATAGCATCACTTTGCATACAAATTTTAAACTGCTTTCCTAGAAACAAGGGGTTACTCAAAACTGACCTCCCCTTTTAAGAGTCTTAAAGGATATGGAGCTACAGTTCACATcccctttaaaacacatttttaaaagtcttAAAAGGGATTATTTTTTAcccactaacaaaaaaaaaaacaacaacaggggTCAGAGTTACTTGAATTGATCTGCTAATGTGAATAGAGATTGTACGCAGCGATGGGAGGGAGACTGTAGAGAGATTGCACACAGCGCTGTGAGACTGTA is a window encoding:
- the trappc14 gene encoding trafficking protein particle complex subunit 14 — protein: MESQCEYFMHFPAVPISELSDPARYRSLPRRSHLYLGETVRFLLVLRCRDRGGGNSHSSRAWRELAGSLSAVASVSPGGSGQQGGGDETGLEAEEEQPTPGRGDGKTRGFRECKPLLIHNSNGSSGKEPRKAPVQSPLDEPVVLSDEVIFPLTVSLDKLPVSTLKVKLTPPAVSTTLTVLPPPTVKCQQLTVSGKYLTVLKESLLPACSHQSGDVAMASFYKIDSVSSRLPSMLSALEEHNFLFQLQVNERPQEDAKEGLEVPLVAVIQWSTPKLPFPSCIYTHYRLPSIGVSRPRFVMMASCESPVSVRQRFLVRYTLLNNLQDFLAVRLVWTPENAVAGKLLSREESAPSEAGLSAVVCHTPLSSLGSCRKGSSLAFSVSFEILQAGLYELSQHMKLKLQFTASVSNPPPEARPLSRRSSPGSPAVRDLLERREASLGRSQSFSHQQPSRSHLTRTGSVMERRAITPPVSSPIGRPLYQPQEKAVLSLDKIAKRECKVLVVEPVK